GAACAGCGGCGCCAGCGCGCATAGGGTCAATCCCTTGACCCAGCCGGTGAACAGGCCGCGCGTGCCGTTGAAAAGCGCCAGCACGACGAACAGCGGACCAAGCGCGATCAGCACGCCGAGCGCGATCTTGGTGGTGACCAGCAGGCCGACGGTGCCGAGCATGAACAGGAGCGCGCCGAACCACATCATGCCTTCGGGCGAGAAGGTGGAAATGTCCTCCGCCCCGGCGCTGGCTTCCTGGATGGCGAGGAAGACCACGTCGATCTTCTGCGCGAAAGTATCGGTCGCCGATCCCTGCGCCCCCGTAAGCACGCCCGCAAGGTAATCGGGGGTAGCGACGGCGAGGTTCCAGACCACGCTCTGGTAAGCGATCCAGCTGGTGGCGAAGGTCAGCACGAGGCCCAGCGTCATCATCCGCGGGACGAGGCTGCGCACGCCGATATTGGTCCGCCCGGTCAGCAGCGCGAAGGCGAACAGCGCGATGAACAGCGTCAGGACGAGCGTCAGCACCGTGCCCAGCGAACCGCCGGGTGCGAACAGCCGGCCGAACGCGGCCGTGCTGGCCTCGCCCGCGATACAGTCCACCCCGCGCAGCGCGGCGGCGACGCCATTGCCGACATCGGCGGCGACGCGGTCGCAGGTCGCGCTCATTCGGCGGCGAGGCCGAGGGCTTCGACCCCGGCCCCCCTTCGTCATTCGCCCCGCCCGGCCATTTGGTCCCGGTGAGCGCGGGGAACCACTCGCTCGGCGCATCACCCAGCGCCTCGCGCAGCAGGTCGAGCCGGCGGACCGAGCTTTCGCGGCCCGAGAGCAGCGTCAGCACTTCGGGTGCGCCCGACAGGTCAAGCCGCACGACGACGCTCGCATCGGGCTGGCGCACGAGGAAGCAGCGGCTGTGCGCGGGCAGCGTGCGGATCAACGCGAGCTCGTGCTCGGTCAGGCCGAAGCCGTCGCAATAATCCTCGGGCCGCGCGCGGCTGTTGGGCATGAACACCATGGTCGCGGTCTGCTCGACCAATGCGGTCGAAATGCGGCTTTCGAGCGCATCGCGCGCGCTTTGCGTGGCGAAACCGACCAGCGCGTTGCGCTTGCGCAACGTCTTGAGCCAGTCGCGGATGCGCGCGGCGAAGACCTCGTCGTCGAGCGCTTTCCACCCCTCGTCGATCAGGATCATCGTCGGCTTGCCGTCGAGCCGTTCCTCGATCCGGTGGAAGAGATACATCATCGTCGGCGTGCGCAGCCGCGGGTTCTCGAGCAGCGCGGTCATGTCGAAGCCGAGCACACGCGCGGTCAGATCGAGCCGGTCCTCGGCATTGTCGAACAGCCAGGCATGCTCGCCCTCGCCGATCCATGCACCGAGGCGATCGGCCAGGTCGCCCGGTTGCGGACGCCGCGTGCCTGACAGCAATTCCTTGAAGTGCCGCAGGCGGCGCAGCGAAGCATCATTGGCATAGGCCGCATCGACCGCTCCCGCGATGGCCTGTTCCTCCTCGGGGCCTTCGGCCTTGAGGAGCGCGCCCAGCCAGTCGCGCAGGAAGGCCTTGTTGCCGGGCGTATCGGGCAGCGACAGCGGGTTGAACCCGGTCGGTTCGCCCGAGCGGATGCTGTCGTAGCGCCCGCCGATACCGCGCACGAACAGTTCCGCGCCGCGATCCTTGTCGAACAGGATCGTGCGCGGGCTGAATTTCTGCGCCTGCGCGGCGAGAAAGTTCATCACCACGGTCTTGCCCGAGCCCGAGGGGCCGATGACCGAGAAATTGCCGAGGTCGCCGTGGTGGAAATTGAAGAAGAACGGCGTCGCGCTGGTGGTTTCGAGCAGCGTCACCGCTTCACCCCAGTGATTTCCCTGCGCCTGCCCCAGCGCGAAGCCGTGCAAGCTCCCGAAGCTCGCCATGTTCGCGCTCGAAATCAGCGCGCGGCGGACGAGGTAGCCCTCATTGCCCGGGAACTGCCCCCAGAAGGCGGGTTCGAGATTGGTATCCTCGCGCACCGCGATCGCGCCGGTGTCGGCGAGCGCAGCGGCGCAGGCGGCCATGGCATCGTCGAGCTGGCCAAGCTGGCGTTCCTTGACCATCACGGTCAGGTGGTGATCGCCAAAGCCGACCGCCCCATTGCCCAGCGCATCGCGTGCGGAAAGCATGTCGGCGCGTTCGGCGGCGGCTTCCTCGTCCGCGCTCTTGAGACGGCGGATCGCCAGATCCATCCGCTCGCGCGCGGTCTGCCGCTCGGTCGGGGCATAGCTTTCGCTCACCACCATTTCGAAGGGCAGCCGCAGCAGGCTGTCGAGCAGGCCGGGCGAGGTCGCCTCGGGATAGTCCTTGAGACCGAGCACGGCGCCGAAATCGGGCGAGCCCGAGCCGCGCATCTCGATCGCGTCGAGCCCGAAGCTGATACGGCGATAGGGCAGCATGTGGCCGATATCGACATCGTCGGCGGGTTTGCGCACCGGGCGCATCTCGCCATTGTAGAGCGCGCTCAGCAGTTCGAGCATTTCCGAATTGGTG
This genomic window from Qipengyuania sp. HL-TH1 contains:
- a CDS encoding type IV secretion system protein, with protein sequence MSATCDRVAADVGNGVAAALRGVDCIAGEASTAAFGRLFAPGGSLGTVLTLVLTLFIALFAFALLTGRTNIGVRSLVPRMMTLGLVLTFATSWIAYQSVVWNLAVATPDYLAGVLTGAQGSATDTFAQKIDVVFLAIQEASAGAEDISTFSPEGMMWFGALLFMLGTVGLLVTTKIALGVLIALGPLFVVLALFNGTRGLFTGWVKGLTLCALAPLFAVLGGSVMLELAVPILGALTAAPGQIDPQAAMAFFMIGAVHVALMVLVLKVAGAMVAGWSVFGLVPDREEKSSSAPAPQQVVAAPALAQAQAANQASSQARRIDVSAVPTAYAANDGGGAGGSGGSRTVKVYATSSASTQQSSDSKARVRGSGIGSRFKSAAPKALDRSMEKHA